Genomic window (Megamonas funiformis):
CATGTTCAATAAGTAAAATAGATAAACCAAATTCTTTACGTATCCAGCGTATCATTTCCATCAATTCTTGTGTTTCTTGTGGATTCATACCTGCTGCTGGTTCATCTAATAATAATAATTTTGGCTTAGTAGCCAAAGCTCTGGCAATTTCTAAGCGACGTTGTGCCCCATATGGTAAATTTTTTGCCACTTCATAAGCTTTATCTTCTAATTTAAAAATCTTTAATAATTCTAGACTTTTTTTAGTGATTTCATCTTCTTCTTTGAAATATCTGCCCAAACGAAGTACAGACTCCACTAAACTATATTTTGCATGAGAATCATATGCTATCTTTACATTATCTAAAACAGTTAATTCCGAGAACAATCTTATGTTCTGGAAAGTACGTGCAATTCCTCGAGAAGTTATCTGATAAGGTTTTAATCCAACTAAACTTTTACCAGCAAAATCAATAGTACCTGTAGTTGGTTGATATACACCTGTCAATAAATTAAATGCAGTTGTTTTCCCTGCACCATTTGGCCCAATAAGACCTATGAGTTCGCCCTCATTTATCTCTATATCAAAATTAGATACTGCTTTTAATCCGCCAAATACTTTTGATACACCATCTGTTTTTAATAATTCCATAATTATCCACGACCTCCCTTAAAACGTTGGAAAATCTTAAGGCTTGTAATTTCTGTATAACCAAAAAGACCTTGTGGACGATAAAACA
Coding sequences:
- a CDS encoding ABC transporter ATP-binding protein; its protein translation is MELLKTDGVSKVFGGLKAVSNFDIEINEGELIGLIGPNGAGKTTAFNLLTGVYQPTTGTIDFAGKSLVGLKPYQITSRGIARTFQNIRLFSELTVLDNVKIAYDSHAKYSLVESVLRLGRYFKEEDEITKKSLELLKIFKLEDKAYEVAKNLPYGAQRRLEIARALATKPKLLLLDEPAAGMNPQETQELMEMIRWIRKEFGLSILLIEHDMSLVMGICERIYVLEYGCIIASGTPEEIQKNPEVIKAYLGGEV